One genomic window of Candidatus Pseudobacter hemicellulosilyticus includes the following:
- a CDS encoding response regulator transcription factor: MEGKKPKILLCEDDQNLGSVLKNYLELNDFDVTLERDGRLGLAAFQREKFELCLLDIMMPHMDGFTLAEEIRDVDPDIPLFFLSAKTMKEDIIQGYKLGADDYITKPFDSEVLLLKIKAILKRNEETTKEAENKEFDLGSYHFNPKLRELSHNGKTQTLSPKENELLKMLAEHINDLLPREQALKKIWGSDTYFNGRSMDVYIAKLRKYLKDDEKIEIVNIHGNGFRLVAPVA, translated from the coding sequence ATGGAAGGAAAGAAACCGAAAATTTTATTGTGTGAAGACGATCAGAACCTGGGCAGCGTACTGAAGAACTATCTTGAACTGAATGATTTTGATGTTACGCTGGAGAGAGACGGTCGCCTGGGACTGGCCGCTTTTCAACGTGAAAAGTTCGAGCTTTGCCTGCTGGATATCATGATGCCGCATATGGATGGTTTTACACTGGCAGAAGAGATCCGCGATGTAGACCCCGATATTCCCCTGTTCTTCCTCAGCGCCAAGACCATGAAGGAAGATATCATCCAGGGTTATAAGCTCGGCGCGGACGATTATATCACCAAGCCCTTCGATAGCGAGGTGCTGCTGCTGAAGATAAAAGCTATCCTGAAAAGGAATGAAGAAACTACCAAAGAGGCAGAGAACAAAGAGTTCGACCTGGGCAGCTACCACTTCAATCCCAAACTGCGGGAGCTGAGCCATAATGGCAAAACACAGACCCTTTCTCCCAAAGAGAACGAGCTGCTGAAAATGCTGGCCGAGCATATCAATGATCTGCTGCCACGCGAGCAGGCCCTGAAAAAGATCTGGGGCAGCGATACCTATTTCAATGGCCGCAGTATGGACGTGTACATCGCCAAGCTGCGCAAGTACCTGAAGGACGACGAAAAGATCGAGATCGTAAATATCCACGGCAACGGCTTCCGCCTCGTTGCGCCAGTGGCATAA
- a CDS encoding co-chaperone GroES family protein → MRLTTENTFKKLIVIGDRILIRPARPSERTESGLYLPPGVQEKEKVQQGYVIKTGPGYAIPMPVDDEPWKNSDDKVKYIPLQAREGDLAIFLLSGATEVLYENEKYYIVPQSAILMLEREEDL, encoded by the coding sequence ATGAGACTTACCACCGAGAATACATTCAAGAAGCTGATCGTCATCGGGGACCGGATCCTGATCCGCCCTGCCCGGCCCAGCGAGCGTACAGAAAGCGGGCTCTACCTGCCGCCCGGCGTCCAGGAGAAGGAAAAAGTGCAGCAGGGCTATGTGATCAAGACCGGCCCCGGGTACGCTATTCCCATGCCTGTTGATGATGAACCCTGGAAGAACAGTGACGATAAGGTGAAATACATCCCGCTCCAGGCCCGGGAGGGCGACCTGGCCATTTTCCTGCTGAGCGGCGCCACCGAAGTGCTGTATGAAAATGAAAAATACTATATCGTGCCCCAGAGCGCCATCCTGATGCTGGAACGCGAGGAGGACCTGTAA
- the ruvB gene encoding Holliday junction branch migration DNA helicase RuvB, translating into MSNPNLNSERPLQSAADKEFENNIRPKEIVDFAGQSQIIDNISIFIKAAKLRGEALDHILFHGPPGLGKTTLSRIVANELGVQIKETSGPVIEKPGDLAGLLTNLEPHDVLFIDEIHRLSTVVEEYLYAAMEDYRLDIMIDSGPNARSIQINLNPFTLIGATTRSGLLTAPLLSRFAIKSRLEYYTAETLQKIVVRSAGILNTKITSDAAGEIARRSRGTPRIANGLLRRVRDFAQVLGNGVIDLAITQHGLRALSVDEHGLDEMDNRILLTIIDKFKGGPVGITTIATAVGEETGTLEEVYEPFLIQEGFIKRTPRGREATHKAYEHLGKKRNPDANSLFD; encoded by the coding sequence ATGTCTAATCCAAACTTAAATAGCGAGCGGCCCCTGCAGAGTGCGGCGGATAAGGAGTTTGAGAACAATATCCGGCCTAAAGAGATCGTCGATTTTGCGGGTCAGTCGCAGATCATCGATAATATCAGCATCTTCATCAAAGCGGCTAAATTGAGAGGCGAAGCCCTGGACCATATTTTATTCCATGGCCCTCCCGGCCTGGGTAAAACCACCCTGAGCCGTATTGTGGCCAATGAACTGGGCGTACAGATCAAGGAAACCTCCGGCCCGGTGATAGAAAAGCCGGGCGATCTGGCCGGTCTGCTCACCAACCTGGAGCCCCATGACGTGCTGTTCATAGATGAGATCCACCGGCTCAGCACGGTAGTGGAAGAGTACCTCTATGCTGCTATGGAAGATTACCGGCTGGACATTATGATTGACAGTGGCCCCAACGCCCGCAGCATCCAGATCAACCTGAACCCGTTCACGCTGATCGGCGCTACCACGCGCAGCGGCCTGCTGACGGCCCCCCTGTTGTCCCGCTTTGCCATTAAATCCCGACTGGAATATTATACCGCCGAGACCCTGCAGAAGATAGTGGTCCGCTCGGCTGGTATCCTCAATACAAAGATCACTTCCGATGCTGCCGGCGAAATAGCCCGTCGCAGCCGCGGCACCCCCCGGATTGCCAATGGCCTGCTGCGCCGCGTGCGCGACTTTGCCCAGGTACTGGGCAATGGCGTCATTGACCTGGCCATCACCCAGCATGGCTTACGCGCCCTGAGCGTGGATGAGCATGGGCTGGATGAGATGGATAACCGCATCCTGCTGACCATCATCGATAAGTTCAAAGGCGGCCCGGTAGGGATCACTACCATTGCTACGGCGGTTGGTGAGGAGACCGGAACGCTGGAAGAAGTCTATGAGCCGTTCCTGATCCAGGAAGGATTTATCAAACGCACGCCCCGCGGCCGGGAAGCCACCCATAAGGCTTATGAACACCTGGGGAAGAAGCGTAATCCGGATGCCAATAGCCTGTTTGATTAA